A part of Bacteroidota bacterium genomic DNA contains:
- the radC gene encoding DNA repair protein RadC, producing the protein MEGRSVEKECIKQWAVQDRPREKFAVKGAGYITDAELLAIIIAAGYEKQSALELAQTILRSVGNSLSGLSRLGLQELLSFRGIGYAKAIAILASIELGRRRQSDLYKRKRSKIWSSFDAYMILKPLLAELSHEEFWLLYLNRRSEVFQYEQLSKGGLSSTIVDPKILFRGVLQAGASGLILVHNHPSGNTLPSPEDKTLTRQLMEGGRILEIDIIDHIIIGNTSYYSFADEGHIAPRNKNDSTGYHYRGKASDHQSSGT; encoded by the coding sequence ATGGAAGGCAGGAGTGTGGAGAAGGAATGTATCAAGCAATGGGCGGTTCAGGACCGGCCCCGTGAAAAATTCGCTGTTAAAGGAGCTGGCTATATTACTGATGCTGAATTACTCGCCATCATTATAGCTGCAGGCTATGAAAAGCAGTCGGCCCTTGAGCTGGCTCAAACAATCTTACGTTCTGTAGGGAATTCACTTTCTGGTTTATCCCGGCTTGGTTTGCAAGAGCTTCTATCGTTCAGGGGTATTGGTTATGCCAAGGCAATTGCCATACTTGCCTCAATAGAGCTTGGGCGCCGCCGCCAGAGTGATCTATACAAAAGGAAAAGAAGCAAAATCTGGAGCAGCTTTGATGCCTACATGATCCTGAAGCCGCTGCTTGCTGAGCTTTCACACGAAGAATTCTGGTTATTGTATCTAAACCGGCGAAGTGAAGTGTTTCAGTATGAGCAACTCAGCAAAGGCGGCTTATCTTCTACAATAGTAGATCCCAAAATTTTGTTTCGCGGGGTTTTGCAGGCCGGAGCTAGCGGTCTGATACTTGTTCACAATCATCCATCAGGTAATACCCTGCCCAGTCCCGAAGACAAAACCCTCACCCGTCAGCTTATGGAGGGGGGCCGTATTCTCGAAATTGATATTATTGATCATATTATCATAGGGAACACATCTTATTATAGTTTTGCAGATGAAGGGCACATAGCTCCTCGCAATAAAAATGATTCAACTGGTTACCATTATCGGGGCAAGGCCTCAGATCATCAAAGCAGCGGCACTTAG
- a CDS encoding MerR family transcriptional regulator — protein MPSKYTIKDLERLSGIKAHTLRIWEQRYGILSPERTATNIRWYLAEDLRKILNISVLNNHGIKISRIAQLTDEQINEQVRRFTENQIDENEQVTSLVIAMIEFDESRFEKIISGCILRFGFEKTVETIIFPFFRKIGVMWQTGSINPVQEHFISNLFRQKLIVAIDGLIPESRRDHKTFVLFLPSNELHEMSLLYYAFKIKARGHKLIYLGQSVPFEDLERSFDLRRPDYFLTIFTHDMKEINLNDYLYRISVTFPETPVLVSGFQVLKRKIQTPSNVFIFNNPEDLHKFID, from the coding sequence ATGCCGTCTAAATATACGATTAAAGATCTCGAACGCCTTTCGGGCATTAAGGCACACACACTGCGCATTTGGGAACAGCGCTATGGTATTTTATCACCTGAACGTACTGCAACCAACATCAGGTGGTATCTCGCCGAGGATCTGCGCAAAATTCTTAATATCTCTGTGCTCAATAATCACGGTATCAAAATATCGCGTATTGCGCAACTCACTGACGAGCAGATAAATGAGCAGGTAAGGCGATTTACTGAAAATCAAATAGATGAGAATGAACAGGTTACCTCGCTGGTAATCGCAATGATCGAATTTGATGAATCCCGCTTCGAAAAGATCATTTCCGGCTGTATTCTCCGATTCGGATTCGAAAAAACCGTTGAAACAATTATTTTCCCCTTTTTCCGGAAAATAGGTGTAATGTGGCAAACCGGCTCGATTAATCCCGTTCAGGAACATTTTATTTCCAATCTCTTCCGCCAGAAACTGATCGTGGCTATTGACGGACTTATTCCCGAAAGCCGACGCGATCATAAGACTTTCGTGCTTTTCCTGCCCAGCAATGAATTACACGAAATGAGCCTGCTCTATTATGCCTTTAAAATCAAGGCTCGCGGACACAAACTCATTTACCTCGGACAGTCTGTACCGTTCGAAGATCTGGAACGCTCATTCGATCTGCGACGACCCGATTATTTCCTTACCATCTTTACACATGACATGAAGGAAATAAATCTCAACGATTATCTCTACAGGATTTCTGTTACATTCCCCGAAACTCCGGTTCTTGTATCTGGCTTTCAGGTACTTAAACGGAAAATACAAACTCCGTCGAATGTGTTTATCTTCAATAATCCGGAAGATTTGCACAAATTCATCGATTAA
- the folE gene encoding GTP cyclohydrolase I FolE, whose protein sequence is MLLQKNNLDLSIEEAGDLHYSENTETPLRPDAFLMNNSDKIELIEKHFREIMHVLGLDLSDDSLAGTPRRVAKMYVNEIFSGLNPENKPAVKLFANKYAYGEMLVEKDITLFSYCEHHFVPIIGKAHVAYIPKNKVVGLSKLNRIVKYFAQRPQVQERLTVQIANELRKLLETDDVAVIIDARHLCVAARGVEDINSSTITSSYHGKFRSEQTRNELLTYISSK, encoded by the coding sequence ATGCTCTTGCAAAAAAACAATCTTGATCTGTCAATAGAGGAAGCTGGCGACCTTCACTATTCAGAAAATACAGAAACTCCCCTGCGCCCAGATGCATTTCTGATGAATAATTCGGATAAGATTGAACTTATCGAGAAACATTTCAGGGAAATAATGCATGTACTCGGGCTCGACCTTTCAGACGACAGTCTTGCGGGTACGCCGCGCCGGGTGGCTAAGATGTATGTGAACGAAATTTTTTCAGGACTTAATCCCGAAAACAAACCTGCAGTTAAGCTATTTGCCAATAAATATGCTTACGGCGAAATGCTGGTGGAAAAGGACATTACGTTGTTTTCATATTGTGAGCATCATTTTGTACCCATTATTGGCAAAGCGCATGTGGCCTATATTCCTAAAAATAAAGTAGTCGGCCTATCTAAACTCAACCGCATTGTAAAGTACTTTGCCCAGCGCCCTCAGGTGCAGGAAAGGCTTACGGTTCAAATTGCAAATGAACTGCGTAAACTGCTGGAAACAGATGATGTGGCAGTGATTATTGATGCACGTCATTTATGTGTGGCCGCGCGAGGAGTTGAAGACATTAACAGTTCCACCATCACCTCGAGCTATCACGGGAAATTCCGTTCCGAGCAAACACGAAACGAACTGCTTACCTACATCAGCTCAAAATGA
- a CDS encoding sigma-70 family RNA polymerase sigma factor, translating to MTSIEFNEQLVKHRPALRNFALSLTSDAEEAQDLLQDTMLKALVYQDKFAEATNLKAWLYMIMKNTFINSYRRTVKAREILQKTKETASVQLVKNNQQNTAETVLSEKEIMASIDQLEDEYRIPFLRFYNGFKYKEIADEMDLPIGTVKSRIFLARRKLMDKLKDYRN from the coding sequence ATGACTTCAATCGAATTCAATGAACAACTGGTAAAGCATCGTCCCGCATTGCGGAACTTTGCATTAAGCCTCACTTCAGATGCCGAGGAAGCTCAGGATCTTCTGCAAGATACCATGCTCAAAGCACTTGTTTATCAGGACAAGTTTGCAGAAGCCACAAACCTCAAGGCATGGCTTTATATGATAATGAAGAATACCTTCATTAATTCATACCGCCGCACAGTTAAAGCACGCGAAATTCTTCAGAAAACAAAAGAAACGGCATCTGTTCAGCTGGTAAAAAACAACCAGCAGAATACGGCCGAAACCGTGCTGAGTGAAAAGGAAATCATGGCCAGCATCGATCAACTGGAAGATGAATACCGAATTCCTTTTTTGCGCTTCTACAACGGTTTCAAATACAAGGAAATTGCCGACGAAATGGACTTACCGATAGGTACTGTGAAAAGCCGGATATTCCTTGCTCGCCGCAAACTCATGGATAAACTCAAGGATTACCGGAACTGA
- a CDS encoding 30S ribosomal protein S20 has product MANHKSSIKRIRSNDAKRLLNRYQAKSTRTALKKLRGEKDKKAAEAFLPKLASMLDKLAKKNVIHKNKASNLKSKAAAHVASIG; this is encoded by the coding sequence ATGGCTAATCATAAGTCTTCCATCAAGCGTATTCGTTCTAATGATGCAAAGCGTCTTTTGAACCGTTATCAGGCAAAATCAACCCGCACGGCTCTGAAGAAACTGCGTGGCGAGAAAGACAAAAAGGCTGCGGAGGCATTTTTGCCCAAGCTGGCTTCTATGCTTGATAAGCTTGCCAAGAAAAATGTGATTCACAAGAACAAGGCTTCAAACCTCAAGTCAAAGGCTGCTGCACATGTAGCCAGCATTGGTTAA
- a CDS encoding DUF2256 domain-containing protein translates to MEKSDLPQKICITCNRPFSWRKKWKKNWEHVKYCSRRCSSLKQKVK, encoded by the coding sequence CTGGAAAAATCCGACCTCCCTCAGAAAATATGTATCACATGCAATCGTCCGTTCAGCTGGCGAAAGAAATGGAAAAAAAACTGGGAGCATGTAAAATACTGCAGCAGACGCTGCAGCTCGTTGAAGCAAAAAGTGAAGTAG
- a CDS encoding SDR family oxidoreductase: MSKRIVAIAGATSGIGLELCKMLLAEGNEVVSLSRSEQHELPGVIHTQIDWSNQASESVQLPDRIDGAVYLPGSIILKPFHRFTAAEWEQEIQLNFMGAVRFLQAVYPALKTSENASAVLMSTVAVQTGMPFHASVAATKGAVEGLARSLAAEWAPAIRVNVVAPSLTDTPLAARLLASPEKREAAAKRHPLQRIGSASDIAACIRFLLSPDAAWMTGQIIRPDGGMSSVKLL; the protein is encoded by the coding sequence ATGAGTAAACGCATCGTTGCCATTGCAGGCGCCACATCCGGAATCGGGCTTGAGCTTTGCAAAATGCTGCTGGCTGAAGGAAATGAGGTTGTTTCGCTTTCAAGAAGTGAACAACATGAATTGCCTGGTGTAATACACACACAAATTGATTGGAGCAATCAGGCTTCCGAGTCTGTACAATTGCCTGATCGGATAGATGGGGCAGTGTATCTGCCGGGCAGTATTATACTCAAACCATTTCACCGCTTCACTGCAGCCGAATGGGAGCAGGAAATACAACTGAATTTTATGGGTGCCGTGCGCTTTCTGCAGGCTGTGTATCCGGCACTCAAAACATCCGAAAATGCTTCGGCCGTTCTGATGAGTACGGTGGCTGTGCAAACCGGTATGCCATTTCATGCTTCCGTTGCGGCCACCAAAGGCGCTGTAGAAGGACTTGCCCGCTCGCTGGCGGCTGAATGGGCGCCGGCCATACGCGTAAATGTGGTAGCGCCTTCACTCACCGACACACCACTCGCGGCCAGACTGCTTGCATCGCCCGAAAAACGCGAAGCAGCCGCCAAACGGCATCCGTTGCAGCGAATCGGTTCGGCAAGTGATATAGCCGCATGTATCAGATTTCTGCTCAGCCCGGATGCTGCATGGATGACCGGCCAAATCATCCGCCCCGACGGTGGTATGTCATCAGTAAAACTGTTGTGA